The proteins below are encoded in one region of Gaiella occulta:
- a CDS encoding M24 family metallopeptidase, translating into MFHYAERRRRLSDRMRAEGVDILFLGLSADLEYLSGVERGVPFFGQSSYAHGWVAGGFFRPDADPVLVLPRMVAAFDLPVKPDGEIVVVNETDDGFAVFERVAKGLGQASAVAIGDRVWAETTLNLGRIFGFDRLRTGSSLVNELRRVKTPEELEAMGRACRTVERAMEAVTPRVQPGVSMAELVEEVEYQLRLAGSRTPSFATHVFTGLDPDSLDSSTGTARVPMPEGMSVMFDFGGVVDGYCSDFGRTVVAGESSQELLDAYDVMLAAYEAGRAACRPGALAREVDAACRAPIEEAGLGPHFRHRMGHGIGLDVHERPFVSSEDETPLEAGMTFTDEPSIIVPNAFSVRIENIIVCDERGGRVLNEYPDALVCNR; encoded by the coding sequence ATGTTCCACTACGCCGAGCGTCGCCGACGCCTCTCCGACCGGATGCGCGCCGAGGGCGTCGACATCCTCTTCCTCGGCCTCTCGGCCGATCTCGAGTACCTCTCGGGCGTGGAGCGCGGGGTCCCGTTCTTCGGGCAGAGCTCCTACGCGCACGGATGGGTAGCCGGCGGCTTCTTCCGCCCCGACGCCGATCCCGTGCTCGTCCTCCCGCGCATGGTGGCGGCCTTCGACCTCCCGGTCAAGCCGGACGGCGAGATCGTCGTCGTGAACGAGACGGACGATGGGTTCGCGGTCTTCGAGCGGGTCGCGAAGGGCCTCGGCCAGGCCTCCGCGGTGGCGATCGGCGACCGCGTGTGGGCCGAGACGACGCTCAACCTGGGCCGGATCTTCGGATTCGACCGGCTCCGGACCGGTTCGTCGCTCGTCAACGAGCTCCGCCGGGTCAAGACGCCCGAGGAGCTCGAGGCGATGGGCCGCGCATGCCGGACGGTCGAGCGGGCGATGGAGGCCGTGACGCCGCGCGTCCAGCCTGGCGTCAGCATGGCGGAGCTCGTCGAGGAGGTGGAGTACCAGCTGCGGCTGGCAGGCTCCCGCACGCCCTCGTTCGCGACGCACGTCTTCACCGGGCTCGACCCCGACAGCCTTGACTCCTCGACAGGCACGGCGCGCGTCCCGATGCCCGAGGGGATGTCGGTGATGTTCGACTTCGGTGGCGTCGTGGACGGGTACTGCTCGGACTTCGGACGAACCGTCGTCGCCGGCGAGTCCTCGCAGGAGCTCCTGGACGCCTACGACGTCATGCTCGCCGCCTACGAAGCGGGCCGTGCCGCGTGCCGTCCGGGCGCGCTCGCGCGCGAGGTCGACGCGGCGTGCCGTGCGCCGATCGAGGAGGCGGGGCTCGGGCCTCACTTCCGCCACCGCATGGGACACGGCATCGGGCTTGACGTGCACGAGCGCCCGTTCGTCTCGTCCGAGGACGAGACGCCGCTCGAGGCGGGCATGACCTTCACGGACGAGCCCTCGATCATCGTTCCGAACGCCTTCAGCGTCCGGATCGAGAACATCATCGTGTGCGACGAGCGGGGCGGGCGGGTGCTGAACGAGTACCCCGACGCGCTCGTCTGCAACCGCTGA
- a CDS encoding peroxiredoxin, translated as MSIQLGDEAPDFTAESTEGTISFHDFLGDSWGVLFSHPADFTPVCTTELGRVAALKEEFEKRDTKVVGLSVDPLGSHREWAGDIEDVTGHKLNFPLVADPDRTVADLYGMIHPNASDTTTVRSVFVIGPDKKVKLTLTYPAATGRDFGEILRTIDSLQLTAKHKVATPADWRQGEDVIITTAVSDEEAAERFPGYETVKPYLRTTRQPTG; from the coding sequence ATGAGCATCCAGCTTGGTGACGAGGCCCCGGACTTCACCGCGGAGTCGACGGAGGGCACGATCAGCTTCCACGACTTCCTCGGGGATTCCTGGGGCGTCCTGTTCTCCCATCCGGCCGACTTCACGCCGGTCTGCACGACCGAGCTCGGGAGAGTGGCGGCGCTGAAGGAGGAGTTCGAGAAGCGCGACACGAAGGTCGTCGGGCTCAGCGTCGACCCGCTCGGCTCGCACCGGGAGTGGGCCGGCGACATCGAGGACGTGACCGGCCACAAGCTGAACTTCCCCCTCGTCGCCGATCCCGATCGGACGGTTGCCGATCTGTACGGGATGATCCATCCCAACGCGAGCGACACGACGACCGTGCGCTCGGTGTTCGTGATCGGACCGGACAAGAAGGTGAAGCTGACGCTCACGTATCCCGCCGCCACCGGCCGCGACTTCGGCGAGATCCTGCGCACGATCGACTCGCTGCAGCTGACCGCCAAGCACAAGGTCGCAACCCCGGCGGACTGGCGCCAGGGCGAGGACGTGATCATCACCACGGCCGTCAGCGACGAGGAAGCGGCGGAGCGCTTCCCCGGCTACGAGACCGTGAAGCCGTACCTCCGCACGACGCGGCAGCCGACCGGCTAG
- a CDS encoding DUF459 domain-containing protein, with product MAARTHPRTQTPPRARRGEDGRLLSSAGRGIAVAVLALAAGALLTAPGMHKSAFNQQPGLRRDVALAITGPLARVSHALLLDRPRQLVRDAIGRGDGDRIDTEIALPPAAPATSGPAPAPPALPVFTPKRKLRLWVAGDSLVITPGYSLVRAAGASPVIRSLGVDGRVGTGLERPDVFNWFTEIRAQVKRLRADVVVLGFGGNDDHGYMTGLPDGVSVDGFGTPSWRREYARRVGGLFDTIARAGAVAVWIGLPITRSRKQTQRFDVINSVVAREARKRRGRAIYVDTYAMFAGADGGYAEYLQGANGTSIKVRAGDGVHLDSAGGDMVAREVLKRLNETFDLTSWRRKR from the coding sequence ATGGCGGCACGTACGCATCCACGCACGCAGACGCCGCCGCGGGCGCGCCGCGGCGAGGACGGCCGTCTGCTGTCGAGCGCGGGTCGCGGGATCGCCGTCGCGGTGCTGGCGCTCGCCGCCGGCGCGCTGCTCACGGCGCCCGGCATGCACAAGTCGGCGTTCAACCAGCAGCCCGGCCTGCGGCGCGACGTGGCGCTCGCGATCACGGGGCCGCTCGCGCGCGTGAGCCACGCGCTGCTGCTCGACCGGCCGCGGCAGCTCGTGAGGGACGCGATCGGCCGCGGCGACGGCGACAGGATCGACACCGAGATCGCGCTGCCGCCCGCGGCGCCCGCCACGTCCGGGCCGGCGCCGGCGCCGCCGGCGCTGCCGGTCTTCACGCCGAAGCGGAAGCTGCGCCTGTGGGTCGCGGGCGACTCGCTCGTGATCACGCCGGGCTACTCGCTCGTGCGCGCGGCCGGCGCGAGCCCCGTGATCCGGTCGCTGGGCGTCGACGGCCGTGTCGGCACGGGGCTCGAGCGACCCGACGTGTTCAACTGGTTCACCGAGATCAGGGCGCAGGTGAAGCGGCTGCGCGCCGACGTCGTCGTGCTCGGCTTCGGCGGCAACGACGACCACGGCTACATGACGGGGCTGCCCGACGGGGTGAGCGTCGACGGCTTCGGCACGCCCTCCTGGCGGCGCGAGTACGCCCGCCGCGTCGGCGGGCTCTTCGACACGATCGCGCGCGCAGGTGCCGTCGCGGTGTGGATCGGCCTGCCCATCACTCGCAGCAGGAAGCAGACGCAGCGCTTCGACGTCATCAACTCCGTCGTCGCGCGTGAGGCGAGGAAACGGCGCGGCAGGGCGATCTACGTCGACACCTACGCGATGTTCGCAGGCGCCGACGGCGGGTACGCCGAGTACCTGCAAGGCGCGAACGGCACGTCGATCAAGGTGCGGGCAGGCGACGGCGTGCACCTCGACAGCGCCGGCGGCGACATGGTCGCACGCGAGGTGCTGAAGCGACTGAACGAGACGTTCGACCTCACGAGCTGGCGGCGGAAGAGATGA
- a CDS encoding MBOAT family O-acyltransferase, whose translation MLFPTATFAIFFLIVLPLSWLAMPKVHRWRPFIVAASYVFYAWWDWRFILLLAGCTVWNQLMAVRIHRATARARRKALLWLALAGDLGVLGYFKYYDFFVNSSGSLLAFVGLDAPLSLRSIVLPVGISFYTFMAISYVVDTYRGDIVPTTLEKFAAYLSFFPHLVAGPIVRPGELIPQLDTPRDPRRVDTSRAFYLIATGLFKKVVIANYLAASIVDQVFAAPGQHSSLEILIAIYAYAVQIYADFSGYTDIAIGIALLLGFSFPQNFDSPYTARSLQDFWRRWHMTLSRWLRDYVYIPLGGSRRGTVLTYRNVLLTMLIGGLWHGAGWTFVVWGGIHGVGLAAERWWRHGSGHAPAPSTLRRRAVERVLTFHLVCLAWVFFRADTFGRAFDLLSGLVTGWGAPSPLVSLGVLLAIAVGIGSQYLPARVPFLLMERFARLPLLGQAATLAIALTLTNALGPEGVAPFIYFRF comes from the coding sequence ATGCTCTTCCCGACCGCGACGTTCGCGATCTTCTTCCTGATCGTCCTGCCGCTGTCGTGGCTCGCGATGCCGAAGGTGCACCGCTGGCGCCCCTTCATCGTCGCCGCAAGCTACGTCTTCTACGCCTGGTGGGACTGGCGGTTCATCCTCCTGCTCGCCGGCTGCACCGTCTGGAACCAGCTCATGGCGGTGCGCATCCACCGCGCCACGGCGCGGGCGCGGAGAAAGGCGCTGCTGTGGCTCGCGCTCGCCGGCGACCTCGGCGTGCTCGGCTACTTCAAGTACTACGACTTCTTCGTCAACTCGTCCGGGAGCCTGCTTGCGTTCGTCGGCCTCGACGCGCCGCTGTCGCTGCGGTCGATCGTCCTGCCCGTCGGCATCTCCTTCTACACCTTCATGGCGATCAGCTACGTCGTCGACACCTACCGCGGCGACATCGTGCCGACGACGCTCGAGAAGTTCGCCGCCTACCTGTCGTTCTTCCCGCACCTCGTCGCCGGGCCGATCGTGCGGCCCGGGGAGCTCATCCCCCAGCTCGACACGCCTCGCGACCCGCGCCGCGTCGATACGAGCCGCGCCTTCTACCTCATCGCGACGGGGCTGTTCAAGAAGGTGGTGATCGCGAACTACCTCGCCGCGAGCATCGTCGACCAGGTGTTCGCGGCGCCGGGCCAGCATTCGTCGCTCGAGATCCTGATCGCGATCTACGCGTATGCGGTGCAGATCTACGCCGACTTCTCCGGCTACACGGATATCGCGATCGGCATCGCGCTCCTGCTCGGCTTCTCGTTTCCGCAGAACTTCGACTCGCCCTATACGGCCCGCTCGCTGCAGGACTTCTGGCGCCGCTGGCACATGACGCTGTCGCGGTGGCTGCGCGACTACGTCTACATCCCGCTCGGCGGCAGCCGCAGGGGCACGGTGCTCACGTACCGCAACGTGCTGCTGACGATGCTCATCGGCGGCCTCTGGCACGGGGCCGGATGGACGTTCGTCGTGTGGGGCGGGATCCACGGCGTCGGCCTCGCGGCGGAGCGCTGGTGGAGGCACGGGTCAGGCCATGCGCCTGCTCCCTCGACGTTGCGGCGGCGTGCCGTCGAGCGCGTGCTCACGTTCCACCTCGTCTGCCTCGCGTGGGTGTTCTTCCGCGCCGACACGTTCGGTCGGGCGTTCGACCTGCTCTCGGGCCTCGTCACCGGTTGGGGCGCGCCGTCGCCGCTCGTCAGCCTCGGCGTGCTGCTCGCGATCGCGGTCGGCATCGGCTCGCAGTATCTGCCCGCGCGGGTGCCGTTCCTGCTCATGGAACGCTTCGCGCGCCTGCCGCTGCTCGGCCAGGCGGCCACCCTGGCAATCGCGCTGACCCTGACGAACGCGCTCGGCCCCGAGGGCGTGGCACCCTTCATCTACTTCCGCTTCTGA
- the rpsF gene encoding 30S ribosomal protein S6: MVDYEILLLLDPDLAEESQAEVIARVRELIEKGGGTFDRHEPWGKRKLAYEIDKKSDGNYHLLHFSATPETLDEVSRVLKIDDNVMRHMATRRPQGGPSEPLSVGAPASHDAVVDDLAAEEE; encoded by the coding sequence GTGGTCGACTACGAGATCCTGCTGTTGCTGGACCCAGACCTCGCCGAGGAAAGCCAGGCGGAGGTGATCGCGCGCGTGCGCGAGCTTATCGAGAAGGGCGGCGGCACGTTCGACCGCCACGAGCCGTGGGGCAAGCGCAAGCTCGCCTACGAGATCGACAAGAAGAGCGACGGGAACTACCACCTGCTGCACTTCAGCGCCACGCCGGAGACGCTCGACGAGGTCTCCCGCGTGCTCAAGATCGACGACAACGTGATGCGTCACATGGCGACACGTCGGCCCCAGGGGGGTCCGTCCGAGCCACTTTCGGTGGGCGCGCCGGCGAGCCACGATGCTGTGGTCGACGATCTCGCTGCGGAGGAGGAATGA
- a CDS encoding single-stranded DNA-binding protein, protein MAGDINRVTLVGRLTRDPELKHLPSGSAVLEMGLAVNGRRQDAGGQWVDKPNFFDVKVFGNQAEMLAQHLAKGRRIGIDGRLDWSSWESPDGGKRSKVEVIAQSVQFLDSRGDGGEGGGSFVPGGGAQQANADFPASASDDDIPF, encoded by the coding sequence ATGGCCGGTGACATCAATCGCGTGACGCTCGTCGGGCGCCTGACCCGCGACCCGGAGCTGAAGCATCTGCCGTCCGGGAGCGCCGTCCTCGAGATGGGGCTCGCCGTCAACGGCCGCCGGCAGGACGCCGGCGGCCAGTGGGTCGACAAGCCGAACTTCTTCGACGTGAAGGTGTTCGGCAACCAGGCCGAGATGCTCGCCCAGCATCTCGCGAAGGGTCGGCGGATCGGCATCGACGGCCGCCTCGACTGGTCGTCGTGGGAGTCCCCCGACGGCGGCAAGCGGTCGAAGGTGGAGGTGATCGCGCAGTCCGTCCAGTTCCTCGACAGCCGTGGCGACGGCGGCGAAGGCGGCGGCTCCTTCGTGCCGGGCGGCGGCGCGCAGCAGGCGAACGCCGACTTCCCGGCTTCCGCATCAGACGACGACATCCCGTTCTAG
- the rpsR gene encoding 30S ribosomal protein S18 has product MAQKAPARKRPSSGAAPGRRKSCHFCKDKVTEVDYKNVNQLRRYISEKGKIRNRRITGACRRHQRQVALAVKRAREVALLPYVAS; this is encoded by the coding sequence ATGGCTCAAAAGGCACCGGCGCGCAAGCGCCCCAGCTCCGGCGCCGCCCCCGGGCGGCGCAAGAGCTGCCACTTCTGCAAGGACAAGGTGACGGAAGTGGACTACAAGAACGTCAACCAGCTTCGGCGCTACATCTCGGAGAAGGGCAAGATCCGCAACCGCCGCATCACGGGCGCGTGCCGCCGCCACCAGCGGCAGGTCGCCCTCGCGGTGAAGCGGGCCCGCGAGGTCGCGCTGCTGCCCTACGTCGCGAGCTAG
- the rplI gene encoding 50S ribosomal protein L9: MEIILLRDVEKVGLRGEVVNVARGYARNFLLPRKLAEVATPGRVAEVRRIEAERARHEARSAEQAAEIAATLGKTVLRFDVKAGPTGSLFGSVTPTDIADEIWRTRKIRVDRRKIGVDTIKRIGRYAVPVDVFDGVSAELKLMVVPEGGELPPEEELAAMAAAEAAAEAAAAPAAAGGPASGEPAVEGPVAGEPAEEPAAEADEA; the protein is encoded by the coding sequence ATGGAGATCATCCTGCTCAGGGACGTCGAGAAGGTCGGGCTTCGCGGCGAGGTCGTGAACGTCGCCCGCGGATACGCCCGCAACTTCCTGTTGCCGCGCAAGCTGGCGGAGGTCGCGACCCCCGGCCGCGTGGCCGAGGTGAGGCGCATCGAGGCGGAGCGCGCACGGCACGAGGCCCGCAGCGCCGAGCAGGCGGCGGAGATCGCCGCCACGCTCGGGAAGACCGTGCTCCGCTTCGACGTCAAGGCGGGGCCGACCGGGTCGCTGTTCGGCTCGGTCACCCCGACCGACATCGCCGACGAGATCTGGCGCACGCGCAAGATCCGCGTCGACCGGCGCAAGATCGGCGTCGACACGATCAAGCGGATCGGCCGCTACGCCGTGCCGGTCGACGTGTTCGACGGCGTCAGCGCCGAGCTCAAGCTGATGGTCGTGCCCGAGGGCGGCGAGCTGCCGCCCGAGGAGGAGCTGGCCGCGATGGCGGCGGCCGAGGCCGCCGCGGAGGCCGCCGCGGCTCCTGCCGCCGCCGGCGGGCCCGCGTCCGGCGAGCCCGCTGTCGAAGGGCCCGTCGCCGGGGAGCCGGCAGAGGAGCCCGCCGCCGAGGCGGACGAGGCCTAG
- a CDS encoding replicative DNA helicase translates to MTAAPTMPSAIVPPQNLEAEESVLGAMLLSPTAIGAVTEILDASDFYRESHGTIYRAALALYGKGEPVDAITLANELDERGELERVGGSAKIAELAALVPAASNAEHYARIVKEMATLRGLVRVGQEITRLGQDRPGQTTDLVDRAEQMVFELASERVSGDFAHIESLLKESFERIMHLYEAGVEITGIPSGFRELDKLTSGFQPGNLIILAARPSMGKSALALCAAANLGVRHETPVALFTLEMSKAEVTQRMMCSEAKVESQRLRSGRLGQDDWPRLTAACDKLMKAPIYVDDTGSITMMELRSKARRLKSREPKLGMIIVDYLQLMTSGSNPENRVQEVSQISRSLKVLARDLEVPILALSQLSRAVEQRHDKRPILSDLRESGCLAGETPVYLPDEGVHRPIRDLVGTSGFNVLALDESTWQLEPRRVTHAFATGRKPVFLLRTRRGRTIRATANHKFLAFDRWRRLDELAPGTQIALPRRLDTRGDGARTMSDAELALLGHLIGDGCTLPRHAIRYTTREPELAALVADLAEAVFGDVVAPRVKAERTWYQVDLPATARLTHGVRNPVAAWLDGLGVFGLRSYEKRVPDEVFRQPVEAIETFLRHLWATGGCLRAGDERAYAVVRYDTTSEELAYGVVSLLLRLGITAGTRVVSMGAKGRPSHRVDVTGRDDVLRFLSFVGATGERRGEARREILGKLAVAAGTTNRDTPPRATWKGLVVPATASAGVTARQLQERLGMRYCGSTLYKAGISRARAERVAEIADSSELRSLARSDVCWDEVVAVTPDGEEEVYDLTVDELHNFVAANTIVHNSIEQDADLVMFVYRDEYYNGEESDAQGLAEIILAKHRNGPTDAIKLSFLKRYAKFADLAAS, encoded by the coding sequence GTGACCGCCGCTCCGACGATGCCGTCGGCCATCGTGCCGCCCCAGAACCTCGAGGCCGAGGAGTCCGTTCTCGGCGCGATGCTGCTCTCGCCGACTGCGATCGGCGCCGTCACGGAGATCCTCGACGCCTCCGATTTCTACCGCGAGTCGCACGGCACGATCTACCGTGCGGCGCTCGCGCTGTACGGCAAGGGCGAGCCGGTCGACGCGATCACGCTGGCGAACGAGCTGGACGAGCGCGGCGAGCTCGAGCGGGTCGGCGGCAGCGCCAAGATCGCCGAGCTCGCGGCCCTCGTGCCGGCGGCGTCGAACGCCGAGCACTACGCGCGCATCGTCAAGGAGATGGCGACGCTGCGCGGCCTCGTGCGCGTCGGCCAGGAGATCACGAGGCTCGGCCAGGACCGTCCCGGGCAGACGACCGACCTCGTCGACCGTGCCGAGCAGATGGTGTTCGAGCTCGCCTCGGAGCGGGTCAGCGGCGACTTCGCGCACATCGAGTCGCTGCTGAAGGAGAGCTTCGAGCGGATCATGCACCTGTACGAGGCGGGAGTCGAGATCACCGGCATTCCGTCCGGCTTCCGCGAGCTCGACAAGCTCACCTCCGGGTTCCAGCCCGGCAACCTGATCATCCTGGCCGCGCGACCGTCGATGGGGAAGTCCGCCCTGGCGCTGTGCGCCGCCGCCAACCTCGGCGTCCGCCACGAGACCCCGGTGGCGCTGTTCACGCTCGAGATGTCGAAGGCCGAGGTGACGCAGCGGATGATGTGCAGCGAGGCGAAGGTCGAGTCGCAACGCCTGCGCTCCGGCCGCCTCGGCCAGGACGACTGGCCGCGCCTCACCGCCGCCTGCGACAAGCTGATGAAGGCGCCGATCTACGTCGACGACACGGGCTCGATCACGATGATGGAGCTGCGCTCGAAGGCGCGCCGGCTGAAGTCGCGCGAGCCGAAGCTCGGGATGATCATCGTCGACTACCTGCAGCTGATGACGTCGGGCTCGAACCCCGAGAACCGGGTGCAGGAGGTGTCGCAGATCTCCCGGTCGCTGAAGGTGCTGGCGCGCGACCTCGAGGTTCCGATCCTGGCGCTCTCGCAGCTCTCGCGTGCCGTCGAGCAGCGTCACGACAAGCGCCCGATCCTGTCGGATCTGAGAGAGAGCGGCTGCCTCGCGGGCGAAACGCCCGTCTATCTTCCGGACGAAGGCGTCCACCGGCCGATCCGGGACCTCGTCGGAACGAGTGGGTTCAACGTTCTTGCCCTCGACGAGTCGACGTGGCAGCTCGAGCCCCGGCGCGTGACCCATGCGTTCGCGACCGGGCGAAAGCCTGTCTTCCTGCTGAGGACGCGCCGTGGGCGCACGATTCGTGCGACGGCGAACCACAAGTTCCTTGCCTTCGATCGCTGGCGCCGACTGGACGAGCTCGCGCCCGGGACGCAGATCGCCTTGCCCCGTCGGCTCGATACCCGTGGCGACGGAGCGAGGACGATGAGCGACGCGGAGCTGGCGCTGCTCGGGCACCTGATCGGGGACGGCTGCACCCTTCCCCGACACGCGATCCGGTACACGACGCGTGAGCCGGAGTTGGCCGCACTGGTCGCCGATCTCGCCGAGGCGGTTTTCGGCGATGTGGTTGCGCCGAGGGTGAAGGCGGAGCGGACCTGGTACCAGGTCGACCTGCCGGCAACGGCGAGACTCACCCATGGCGTCCGCAACCCCGTCGCCGCGTGGCTCGACGGGCTCGGCGTGTTCGGGCTCCGCAGCTACGAGAAGCGAGTGCCAGACGAGGTCTTCCGGCAACCGGTCGAGGCGATCGAGACGTTCCTGCGCCACCTCTGGGCGACGGGCGGTTGCCTGCGCGCCGGCGACGAGCGGGCCTACGCGGTCGTGCGATACGACACCACGAGCGAGGAGCTTGCGTACGGAGTGGTCTCCCTGCTCCTGCGTCTGGGCATCACGGCAGGCACGCGGGTCGTCTCGATGGGTGCGAAGGGCCGACCTTCGCATCGCGTCGACGTGACGGGGCGCGACGACGTACTCCGCTTCCTCTCGTTCGTGGGTGCGACCGGAGAGCGTCGAGGCGAAGCTCGGCGCGAGATTCTCGGCAAGCTCGCGGTCGCAGCAGGTACCACCAATCGAGACACGCCTCCGCGCGCGACGTGGAAGGGACTCGTGGTGCCGGCGACGGCAAGCGCGGGTGTCACGGCTCGACAGTTGCAGGAGCGACTCGGGATGCGCTATTGCGGCTCGACTCTCTACAAGGCTGGTATTTCGCGAGCCCGCGCGGAGCGCGTCGCAGAGATCGCGGACTCGAGTGAGCTTCGTTCACTCGCTCGCAGCGACGTGTGCTGGGATGAGGTTGTTGCCGTCACACCGGATGGAGAGGAAGAGGTCTACGACCTCACAGTCGACGAGCTCCACAACTTCGTCGCGGCGAATACTATTGTCCACAATTCCATCGAGCAGGACGCCGACCTCGTCATGTTCGTCTACCGCGACGAGTACTACAACGGCGAGGAGTCCGACGCGCAGGGGCTCGCGGAGATCATCCTCGCCAAGCACCGCAACGGCCCCACCGACGCGATCAAGCTCAGCTTCCTCAAGCGCTACGCGAAGTTCGCCGACCTGGCTGCCTCGTAG
- a CDS encoding thiamine pyrophosphate-dependent enzyme yields the protein MRDDLDPLELHLLDALAELVGPGAPQAAAPEAAALWRAQIDSRHCDFAARWLQKEGRSFYTIASAGHESNAAVALALRPTDPALLHYRSGGFYLARSGQVGHDGVGDILLGVTAARDEPIAGGRHKVFGHHDLAVIPQTSTIASHLPRAVGVAIAIDRARKLGVDCTWPLDAVVVCSFGDASLNHAAAQAALNTAAHAAHQHLPLPLLLVCEDNGLGISVPTPAGWAEGALRARSQLRYERLDGDDPAGLLAGARELAQWVRESRRPAVLHLRTVRYLGHAGADVESAYRSPQAVRADWARDPILATARWLVAAGARSGAELAADYVESRARVRERALEAARLPQLGSAQEVMRPLAPRSPAAVAAAAGARGRSSAEPLTLAQAVNSALADALERHPEALLFGEDVAAKGGVYGVTRGLHARFGAGRVFDTLLDETSILGLALGASVSGLLPLPEIQYLAYLHNAEDQLRGEAATLQFFSQGQYRNGMVVRIAGYGYQKGFGGHFHNDDSVAVLRDIPGLVIASPSRPDDAAAMLRTCVAAAKVDGSVCAFLEPIALYHTRDLYEERDGAWLAAPSHEHVALGSARTYGDGRDLTILTWGNGLYLSLRVARRLDARGVKVRVVDLRWLAPLPIEDIAREVAATGRVLVVDETRRTGGVSEGILAALVDIGFEGPMARVTSKDSFVPLGDAATLVLVSENEIEAAALALV from the coding sequence ATGCGAGACGACCTCGACCCGCTCGAGCTCCATCTCCTCGACGCGCTCGCGGAGCTCGTCGGGCCAGGCGCGCCGCAGGCGGCCGCTCCCGAGGCGGCGGCGCTGTGGCGGGCGCAGATCGACAGCCGGCACTGCGACTTCGCCGCACGGTGGCTACAGAAGGAGGGGCGCAGCTTCTACACGATCGCCTCGGCCGGCCACGAGAGCAACGCGGCGGTCGCGCTCGCGCTGCGTCCCACCGATCCGGCGCTCCTCCACTACCGCTCGGGCGGCTTCTACCTGGCCCGTTCCGGGCAGGTCGGGCACGACGGGGTGGGCGACATCCTGCTCGGCGTGACGGCGGCGCGCGACGAGCCGATCGCCGGCGGACGGCACAAGGTGTTCGGCCACCACGATCTCGCGGTGATCCCGCAGACGTCCACGATCGCCTCGCACCTGCCGCGCGCCGTGGGCGTCGCGATCGCGATCGACCGGGCGCGCAAGCTCGGCGTCGACTGCACGTGGCCGCTCGACGCCGTCGTCGTGTGCAGCTTCGGCGACGCCTCGCTCAACCATGCAGCCGCCCAGGCTGCGCTCAACACGGCGGCGCACGCCGCCCACCAGCACCTGCCGCTGCCGCTGCTGCTCGTCTGCGAGGACAACGGCCTCGGCATCAGCGTGCCGACGCCCGCGGGATGGGCGGAGGGAGCGCTGCGAGCGCGCTCGCAGCTTCGCTACGAGCGCCTGGATGGCGACGATCCGGCGGGACTGCTCGCCGGCGCCCGCGAGCTGGCGCAGTGGGTGCGCGAGAGCCGCCGCCCCGCCGTGCTCCACCTGCGGACGGTGCGCTACCTCGGCCACGCGGGCGCCGACGTCGAATCGGCCTACCGCTCGCCGCAGGCCGTCAGGGCCGACTGGGCGCGCGACCCGATCCTCGCCACGGCCCGCTGGCTCGTCGCCGCCGGCGCTCGCAGCGGGGCGGAGCTCGCAGCCGACTACGTCGAGAGCCGCGCGCGCGTGCGCGAGCGCGCCCTCGAGGCGGCGCGGCTGCCCCAGCTCGGCTCGGCGCAAGAGGTGATGCGGCCGCTCGCGCCCCGCTCGCCCGCCGCCGTCGCCGCCGCCGCCGGCGCTCGCGGCCGGTCGAGCGCCGAGCCGCTGACGCTCGCGCAGGCCGTCAACAGCGCGCTCGCAGATGCCCTCGAGCGGCATCCCGAGGCGCTCCTCTTCGGCGAGGACGTGGCGGCCAAGGGCGGCGTGTACGGCGTCACGCGCGGCCTCCACGCGCGCTTCGGCGCCGGCCGGGTGTTCGACACGCTGCTCGACGAGACCTCGATCCTCGGCCTCGCCCTCGGTGCGTCCGTCAGCGGCCTCCTGCCGCTGCCCGAGATCCAGTACCTCGCCTACCTCCACAACGCCGAGGATCAGCTGCGCGGCGAGGCGGCGACGCTCCAGTTCTTCTCGCAGGGGCAGTACCGCAACGGCATGGTCGTGCGCATCGCCGGCTACGGCTACCAGAAGGGCTTCGGCGGCCACTTCCACAACGACGACTCGGTCGCCGTCCTCCGTGACATACCCGGGCTCGTGATCGCGTCGCCGTCACGGCCCGACGACGCCGCGGCGATGCTGCGCACCTGCGTCGCGGCCGCGAAGGTCGACGGCAGCGTCTGCGCCTTCCTCGAGCCGATCGCGCTCTACCACACCCGTGACCTGTACGAGGAGCGCGACGGAGCGTGGCTGGCGGCGCCGTCGCACGAGCATGTGGCGCTCGGGTCGGCGCGCACGTACGGCGATGGGCGTGACCTGACGATCCTCACCTGGGGCAACGGCCTCTACCTTTCCCTCCGGGTTGCTCGCAGGCTCGATGCGAGGGGCGTGAAAGTGCGCGTCGTCGACCTCCGCTGGCTCGCGCCGCTGCCGATCGAGGACATCGCGCGCGAAGTGGCTGCGACCGGCCGGGTGCTCGTCGTCGACGAGACGCGGCGGACAGGCGGCGTCTCCGAGGGGATCCTGGCGGCCCTCGTCGACATCGGCTTCGAGGGGCCGATGGCGCGCGTCACGAGCAAGGACTCGTTCGTGCCGCTCGGCGACGCGGCCACGCTCGTGCTCGTCTCCGAGAACGAGATCGAGGCGGCCGCGCTCGCACTGGTCTGA